In bacterium, the sequence TAATGATCGAAAACGTGCGGGGCATCCTCGAAACCTCCTTCGATGACTATCGAAGTTATATCATGGGCAAACTCAAGAAGTTGGGCTATTGGAGTGATTGGAGACTGCTCAACGCATCTGATTGGGGCGTGTCCCAACTGCGGCCACGAGCGGTCCTCGTGGCTGTAAAGCGGAGCATGGCGGAAACCTTCAGTTGGCCGAAACCGTTGGCTGATTCTCCGCCACCAGTTGGGGAAGTGCTTTATGATCTGATGGCGTCACGCCGGTGGAAGCGTGCGAAGGCATGGCAGAAAACCGCCGATAAGATCGCGCCAACCATTGTTGGTGGATCACACAAGCACGGAGGGCCAGATCTCGGCCCCACGAGAGCTCGTCGTGCTTGGGCTGCACTAGGTGTTGATGGTCTCGGAATCGCTAATGAACCGCCAGCGCGTGATTTCGTAGGAATGCCCAAGCTCACTATTCCGATGGTGGCGCGACTACAGGGGTTTCCCGATAGCTGGCAGTTTGTTGGGCGGAAAACGCAGGCTTACAGGCAGGTCGGGAATGCGTTTCCACCGCCGGTCGCCCGCGCTGTGGGCGAAAGCATAAGAACGTGCGTCTCCCTGGGGGCTAGAGTTTTTAGCTTCTCAGTCTCGTAAGCGCCGAAGATGCGGTCGCCAAATGCCCAATTGGCGGTCGAGGAATTCGACAAGCTTCTTAAGCAGTCGAATTGGACCGCGCAGGATGCTTGGAAAGGAATCGCTGTACTTCTTCTGACATGTGAGATCTGGCGCAATAGCGCCTGGCAGCCCTTTCACGGAACGGTCGTATATCGCGAAGCAAACGATTTTCCGGACGTGGGCAGTGGCAGAAGCAATGAGGTCCTGACCCGTTCTCAGCGTCTTACCAACTACCTAGCATCTAGACTTGGTGGTTCTCCGGCTGAATTGTGCTCACTTGTAGGAGCGTACTGGCGCCAGCCGCAGATTCGCGACTTGCAGCCTCATAATCTCGTCGGCCATGCGTTCCGTTCTCTGACAGTCCACATCCTTCAACGCTTCGGTGATCCTGGCATTGGTTATGAGGAGGAGGTTGATGCTGGCGCATTATTTCCGGGAGCGCAATTACACACGCGGAGCAAACGGCCAAAGATTGACATAGTGGCCAAGCGCGGTGGTCTCCTTGTTGCGCTCCTCTCGGTGCGCTGGAGATTCCGCCACGATCGCGTTGACGTCGTGGACGAAGCTCAGTCATACGTACCGGCGGCTATCCGTCAAAATCGGAATTGCAAGTTCTACGCGGTTCTTGGCGAGTGCTCTCCGAGCCGCCTAGAGAAGGTCTTATTCAATACCTACTCGCAGCAATTTCCAAACGCCGCCATATGGGGAACTGTACATTTTCATCCTGAAATGATTACTGACAGCGAGAGCCTTGCCGAAAATGGCCGGCTCAAGGGGCTGCAAAGTCTGGCATGGCTTATCGGAGAAACGAGTAATTGGCGCTAGGGTGACTGCTGTGGACAAGATTCCGCCAGCTCGCCGTAGTGCTAACATGCGCGCGATCAAGAGCAAGAATATGGTGCCGGAAATGGAAGTGCGCTCCTTAGTACATCGAATGGGCTACCGCTATCGTCTTCACGCAAAGGAGTTGCCTGGAAAGCCTGACCTCGTGTTTCCGAGGCTTCGCAAGATAATTTTTGTTCATGGCTGTTTCTGGCATAAGCATAAGGCTTCGACATGCCGCATCGCGCGCATTCCGAAATCCAACGTCGCTTATTGGCTGCCCAAATTGGAACGCAACCGGTTGCGTGACAACAAAGCCTGCTCAGTCCTAAGACGGCACGGCTGGGAGGTCTTGATCGTCTGGGAATGTCAAATCAATCGGCATCAGGGGCTCGCGAATCGTGTCGAGCGCTTCCTAAAAAGCAGCACACGGCGGGCTCGAAATGGTAAGATAGGTCGCGGCGCCGGCGTAGCTCAGCGGTAGAGCAGCTCATTCGTAATGAGCAGGTCATCGGTTCAAATCCGATCGCCGGCTCCAGGCCTTTTCAGCGGATCAACTTCGTCAGCAAGTCCGCTCGCCCACGTTGCCCAATCATCAAGCTCTGGGTCAGAAGGGATAGCAGACAACTTTGCTCGTACGTAGTTACGTATAAGATTTGCACGTTGCCACGCTTCAACTTCTTGCAGTAACCTCTGCAACTCTTCCTGCTTCTCGCGTCGGACCTGTTCGAGTTGCCGACGTCTCTCTTCCTCGGCGCGCCACTTGCGCTCACGTTCTTCCCGCTCCAAGCGCTGCCTGCGAAAAGCGGCGGCTGCCGTGATCAGACCTGCGATGACATCGTTAAGCTGATCCTCTAAACGTCGCGTCTTCGCGTCGCTCCATTGCTTACGAATGCCGGTTGTCCATGAATCGATTGTCAATACGAGTTGCCCGGTCGGCTGGAATTCTGTCCGCCATTCCGGTTCCCACGCATATCGCCGTTTCTCCGGATCCACTCGAATCCGCAACTGCTTGTGGCGCTCCTTAAGCCAAAAATCAACAATCTCATCGTCAATCTTGACGCGAGGATAGTGCTGTCTGTTGGGATCGACCGAAACTGCGTATCCTCGTTGCGTGAGTTCCTTCAGCAGGGTGTTCAGAATACGCAGTCGCCGGCGCTCGACGCTCGATAAGCTGCCTGATGCCTTTTGTAGCCAGTTGCGGACAATAGGATGCGCATTGGCGAGGCTCTTTGTGACAACGATGGTCGCGTTTGCTTGCCGCTCTGCCCGTAGCTTTGCCTCAATTTCCACAAAGCGCGGGCCTTTCGACGCCTCTGGCGGCTCAATGAGGACGATGTCGCGAGTTCCGGCTTCCAAATCCGGCAGCGACGGACGCCCTACGGCCTTGCCGTATCGTAGCTTTGCCCAGTAGCCGAGTCCCGGCGTTGGCACCTTACCTCGGCGACACGCCTTCGCTAAGGCTACATCGGAGATGCCGAGTTTCTTGGCGAGCCGCGACATGGGTTCAGTCCACACCATGTCGTAGAGCTGTTGACGGGTGAATTGGTGGCCCAATTGTAGGCCCTCCTCATATATTACGTTACTCCTGCGCTTGGCTCGACGTAGTTTTCATCGCCATGCTCATCCCCGACTGCCCGCAGGCCGCTTCGGTATGACCATGCCTCGAATCTGATTGGCACGTACGATACCCGGACGGCGCTTCGCCCGCGCCTCGGGGGTCCAGGCCGGATCGCAACCCTCAGCGCGCATTTGAGCGCGCGCGTCCGCTCCCTGGCGCGCGAGCCGCCTTTGTACGTGCTCCTTCCACCACGCGGCATAGCAGGTCCGGTTGCAGAATGGCCTGCCGGATGGAACGACGGCTCCGCAGACACGGCAAACAGAGTTCGAAACGCTCCTTCGTGACGGAACCTTGCGGGCAGGGTGAATCTTTGCGTGATCGCGATACGTGCCCCTCAGCACGGCGATCACATGTGCCACGATAGGCTCAACAGCGCGCCGAAAAATCGGTAGCCATCCACGCAGCTTCGCCGCGAACTCTTGATCCAGCCGGCACCGTCCATCCCGTAAGAGCCAAAGCTCGCCTGGGCGGAAGCGATGATCAAGGATCAAGTCGAGAACATGTCGGTCTGCAACAGGGCGTAGCGGTTCCATGAGATCGTAAATGAAGCTCATCCGGCCATCGTCGTCAACATGCAGAATGCCCAGGGTGGGATCGAGTCCAACGCTATGCGTGGCGATGAGGACTTCAGCTTCAAGCAGCGCGTAGCCATAATTCAGGCATGCATTGATCGGGTCTGTCGCGAACTGAGGGCTTCGGCCACGAGACAAGACCGAATGTCGGCCCGGAAACTTGCGCCAGTGATCCGCGACAATCCGGTCATAGGAGAGCGGGGAGAATTTGGCGCCCAAGCCCGCATACGCCATCCAGTAAGTGCCCGCACTTTCAGCTTCCACCTGTCGCAAGGTCTCCACGGTGTCAGCGGTCTCAATCTTTCGCAGAAGGTGCGTTCCGAGAGCATCAGCTGTATCGCGGAGCTTTGTCTCAGAGAGGCCCAAATGGACCTGATGCTCATCAACGCGGTCGGCGTATTCACGAAGAAGCGCTGTCTGCCTGCGGATCTTTTCACCCAGTAGGTAGCGGCCCAGGCTGAGACCGGCGGGCTCCATGATCGCCAAAGCCTGGGATCGGCGCAGCGGGCCCCGGGCCACGCCACCCGATCCTGGGAGAACAACCCACCGCAGTGAGCCGCCCTGATCACAGGCGACAATGGCCGCGCCGTTCCCGGCGGTCCAATCCAGCGCGTTAAGAGAGGCCCATCCGGAACCCGCGAGGAGCAACACTCGGTCTACTCTCGCGGTCGCGCGAGTGATTCTGCGCGTCTGCTGAGCGGCCTCCAAAGGAAATCCATCTGTAATTTCAAGTTGATGACGCCGGACGCGGAGACGGACGTTCTGACCGGTGACGGTGACAATCTCTTTGGGATTGCGGACGGTGCTATACTGACGCTGCATCGGCGGTTCCTCCCCTCCAAGGTTGGTGCTGCCGGTGCCACGCCCCCGGGCCGTTCGCAGCGGTCGCGGGGGTCTTCAATTAAAGTGCTCGCACCCCAATCCATCCCACAGAGTGGGGTGTGAGCCGATGCAAGGTACCCGGGGCTCTCACCCCATCAGTGATCTTCAGATAAACGAGTTGCGGTTCGCCGTACGGCTTGAAGTAGCGAAAGACGATGGGATTCTTGGGAGCACGCTTCAGCCGTCGCTGGACTTGCCGTCGGGTCCAGCGCCTTCTGCATGGCGGACAGGCTCGCGTCTTTCCGTAGGCTGGGAATACCCTCGCGCAAAGCGGACATACCTTCCATTTTCGGCGGAGCGCTACTTTAGCTTGACGCTCGACGATCCGAAGAACAGTGTTGACGCCTAGAGGATGCCAACCTTCAATTAGATGCGGGTTCCCTTCGATTAAGAAACGTTCGGTCTCCACCATCTCAGGGGTATCCTCATACGCCATGCGTTCCACAGTGTCGGTCCATTCCGGCGGATATTTCACGTCGAACAGCTCATGCCGCGTCCGCGCTGCCTTGGGCGAATGAATGGGTTTCGCTGGGACGGTCATCCGCTCGCCATCCGGCCCCACAAGCGGCAACTGGGCCCGATGATAGAGCCATGTCAAAGCAAAACGACGCGTACGTTCCAGAATGTCAGACACATCGCCCCAGATGAGGCCATATTTGCGCGTCAAGCGCTGCGGTGCGTAAAGGAAGGTCAAAAACTCTCCGAGATCTCTAGGCCATCGGACGTCGCTCATCTCTGATTTCCAAGGCCCAGATACGAGTTTGGCCCCCCTCTACGGTGCTTTCGGATCACTTAGAAATTTCGGCAGGCGCGCGACATATCCTGTCACTGTAACAGTCACTCAAACAGGAGGTGATGGATGACGAAGGCATTGGCACCGCAATCACGATGGATCTTGCCCTCGGAGGCCGCCCGGATCATCGGCGTGAGTCCCGGCTACGTGCGGTCACTCGTCGATGCGGGCCGTTTGAAAGCTAAGCGCGGCCCGCTAGGGGTGCGGCTGATCGACAGGTCTGCCGTCGTCGCGTTCGCGCAAGAAAGACCGCAGAAACGCGAGGTAAGCCGGGCCTAACAAAAAGGAAGGCCCGCGCTGCTGGCGGCGGCGCGGGACCTCAAGATCGGGAGCGGTTGCATGGCGATGATAACAGATGGCCATCAGTTCGTCTATGACATGGCCAGAGCGCTGTAATGAAACGACGCCGCCCTGCGCGTCCGCGGAAGGCTATGTCATCGCCTCACAAACGTAAGCGCAAGGCGGATGCGCGAAAGCTCAACGCCCGCCAGCGCCAGAATTACGAACGTTCCCTCCACGCCTTAAGCCTCATGCGTCGAGATAAGTTGCCGTTGAACAGGGCGGCTGAGCAAGCGGGCACTAGTCCGGACACGGTCGTACGGCTCGTCCGCCCCGCGCTGAGGCGAGTCCGTGGACAGTGGAGAGCCAAACCCAGAGACCGGCTGGAGCGCCGCATGCGATTTTACGACGACGCGGGGAGCTTGTTCATCAAAGTTCTTTCCTCTACCAGTGCGTCCCGCATCGGCGACTATCACAATGCCATGGACGAGTATTCGAGGACGGGCGAGATCTCGAAGCTGGTGCCATTCAAGGGGAAGTGGGTGCTCGACGCGCGAGGCAAACGCCGGTACTTCCTGACCGACCCAACGGTTATCAGGCGGCTCACCAGGGCCAACGTCTTCCAGTTTGAGTCTATCTACTAAAGGAGGTCTCATACGTGGACGCGGACTGCACGCAGCCGCGCAAGCGGATAACCAGACATGAACGGAAACGGCAGCACCTCGGCTCGTCCGCGCCGACCTGTCTGAGTTGTGGTTGTATCGCGGTCGAGATGCTGTTCGCCGTCCGGGCATGCGAACTTCCGCGATGGTTCCTCGAAAAGCATCACCTCGCCGGCCGGGTCGCGGCCAACATGACGGTCGTGCTGTGCCGAAACTGCCATGCAGTCGTGTCAGACCGCCAATACGATCATGATGCGCGCCTGCGCTGTCCGAGCACCGGCCAAGAACGCCTTGCCGCGCTGCTCCAAGGCCTTGCTGATTGGTTCCAGGTACTGGGGACCTGGTTGCTGGGGTTGGCTGGGTACTTAGAGGAGTGGGTTCGTTGGATTCTCGACGCGATGCAGGGTCCTGGCCCAAGCGGGGCACCAGCATGACCGCTCCTGTTCAGGATGTCCAGCGAATTACGGCAGCGGTTCGGTGCTTAGCGCTACCAAGGGCGACACGCCGCGCCATCCGGAAAATGAGGCCTTACGGGTGGCGCAGCTTGCGCCTCGGCGGGCGGGTCCTCGTCCTCGATACAGAAACCACGACCGACCAATATCAGAACTTGCTATTCGGAGCATTCCACATCTATGAGCATAAGAACGGCCGTTATCATCTTGTCCACAAGGGTTTGATTCTTGGGGATGTGCTCACGCAGCTGCAAACCGATGCTATCGGTTCCTTCGCCCGCGATAATAACTACAAGATCTACTCTCGGTATGAACTTGTTCGACACGTATTCTTTCCCGAAGTCTACGAAGCCGGGACCCTCTGCGTCGGATTCAATCTACCGTTCGATCTCTCGCGGCTCGCGGTACGGGCGGTGCCGGGCCGGAAACGGTGGCGCGGAGGCTTCACACTCTACCTCGTGGATTCGAAATGGTTTCCAGGCATCCACGTCAAGTCCATCGACAACAAGCGAGCCTTCATCGAGTTTGTGGCCTATAGCGGTTTGGAGAAGCACGAGGCGACGGGACACCGAATCTTCCCCGGCCGCTTCTTAGACCTTCGGACGTTGGCGTTTGCGCTCACCGGGACGGGTCACAGTTTGGCTAGCGCCTGTGGCTCCTTCGGAACACGACATCAAAAGTTCGATGCTGAAAGCCACGGAGCAGTGAGTATTTCCTATCTACGGTATAGTACGCGGGACGTTCTTGCCACCTGGGAGCTTTACGAAGCTCTCGTTGCGGAGTGGAACCGGCATCCCTTCGCCATCGTCCCTACGCCGTTTGAGGTCGGGCGGCAACCGGAAGCGTTTCTGATCACGCACGCGTATAGCCCCGCCAGCCTTGGCAAGGCCTACATGCGGGCGATGGGCATCCGCCCGTTCCCCTACTTCCAACCGCAGTTCCGCAAAGCCGTGCTCGGACACGCGATGGTGTCGTACTTTGGGGGCCGGAGCGAGTGCCATATCCGGCGGCGAATCGTGCCGGTCACGTACGTTGATGTGCTCTCCATGTACCCAACCGTTTGCGTCCTTCAAGGGCTGTGGAAATTGATTTTCGCCCGCGAAATTCGAGTGGAGGACGTCACCGACGAGATCCGCAGCTTTCTCGATGGCGTGACCCTCGCCGATTTCTTCAAGCCGGCCACGTGGGCCCGCTTCTCTGTGCTCGTCGAGGTTGATCCTCGCGGCGCCATTTTGCCGGTTCGGGCCCCATACGTCGAGGACGGTGATTACCAGATTGGCCTCAATATGGTCGGCGGTGCGAAACACGGACTGCATTTATGGTACACGCTGGCCGATGCT encodes:
- the dcm gene encoding DNA (cytosine-5-)-methyltransferase, with protein sequence MRGHGPFSIELCAGGGGQALGLEAAGLQHVALVEIDKPSCATLIANRPAWNVVSDDVASFDGRSFRGIELLAAGLPCPPFSVAGKQLGHRDERNLFPVALRLIDEIRPSAVMIENVRGILETSFDDYRSYIMGKLKKLGYWSDWRLLNASDWGVSQLRPRAVLVAVKRSMAETFSWPKPLADSPPPVGEVLYDLMASRRWKRAKAWQKTADKIAPTIVGGSHKHGGPDLGPTRARRAWAALGVDGLGIANEPPARDFVGMPKLTIPMVARLQGFPDSWQFVGRKTQAYRQVGNAFPPPVARAVGESIRTCVSLGARVFSFSVS
- the vsr gene encoding DNA mismatch endonuclease Vsr, with protein sequence MDKIPPARRSANMRAIKSKNMVPEMEVRSLVHRMGYRYRLHAKELPGKPDLVFPRLRKIIFVHGCFWHKHKASTCRIARIPKSNVAYWLPKLERNRLRDNKACSVLRRHGWEVLIVWECQINRHQGLANRVERFLKSSTRRARNGKIGRGAGVAQR
- the cas1 gene encoding CRISPR-associated endonuclease Cas1, coding for MQRQYSTVRNPKEIVTVTGQNVRLRVRRHQLEITDGFPLEAAQQTRRITRATARVDRVLLLAGSGWASLNALDWTAGNGAAIVACDQGGSLRWVVLPGSGGVARGPLRRSQALAIMEPAGLSLGRYLLGEKIRRQTALLREYADRVDEHQVHLGLSETKLRDTADALGTHLLRKIETADTVETLRQVEAESAGTYWMAYAGLGAKFSPLSYDRIVADHWRKFPGRHSVLSRGRSPQFATDPINACLNYGYALLEAEVLIATHSVGLDPTLGILHVDDDGRMSFIYDLMEPLRPVADRHVLDLILDHRFRPGELWLLRDGRCRLDQEFAAKLRGWLPIFRRAVEPIVAHVIAVLRGTYRDHAKIHPARKVPSRRSVSNSVCRVCGAVVPSGRPFCNRTCYAAWWKEHVQRRLARQGADARAQMRAEGCDPAWTPEARAKRRPGIVRANQIRGMVIPKRPAGSRG
- a CDS encoding helix-turn-helix domain-containing protein produces the protein MTKALAPQSRWILPSEAARIIGVSPGYVRSLVDAGRLKAKRGPLGVRLIDRSAVVAFAQERPQKREVSRA